A genomic segment from Pistricoccus aurantiacus encodes:
- the uraH gene encoding hydroxyisourate hydrolase, translating to MKLLTSTLAGVTLLGTATLTQAADNPLSVHVLNIQNGKPTGGVEVILEKKIDSGWETLNQATTEEDSGRISALFPEDKEFTEGVYRVTFETGDYFDAQGTDTFFPEIPVPFKVESTDQHYHIPLLLSPYGYFTYRGN from the coding sequence ATGAAACTACTGACGTCCACCCTCGCCGGCGTGACTCTGCTGGGCACCGCCACCCTGACCCAGGCGGCGGATAATCCCTTGAGCGTGCACGTGCTCAATATCCAGAACGGCAAGCCCACCGGCGGCGTCGAAGTGATTCTGGAGAAGAAGATCGACAGCGGCTGGGAAACACTCAACCAGGCCACTACCGAAGAGGATTCCGGACGCATCAGCGCGCTGTTTCCGGAAGATAAAGAGTTCACCGAAGGCGTCTATCGCGTGACCTTCGAGACCGGCGACTACTTCGACGCCCAGGGCACCGATACCTTCTTCCCGGAAATCCCGGTGCCCTTCAAGGTCGAGAGCACTGACCAGCACTACCACATCCCGCTGCTGCTGAGCCCCTACGGCTACTTCACCTATCGCGGTAACTAA
- a CDS encoding AbrB/MazE/SpoVT family DNA-binding domain-containing protein, with translation MVTATVTTKGQVTIPAQVRATLGLSAGDRVEFVPIGEGKYAIMAATYSVKDLKGMIRKPRAPVSVEDMNAAIASQGAKAR, from the coding sequence ATGGTAACAGCAACAGTGACAACAAAAGGGCAAGTGACGATACCCGCGCAAGTCCGCGCCACCCTCGGCTTGAGTGCGGGAGATCGCGTGGAATTCGTTCCCATCGGAGAAGGCAAGTACGCCATCATGGCGGCAACGTACTCGGTCAAGGATTTGAAGGGCATGATCCGCAAGCCGCGCGCGCCGGTCAGCGTGGAAGACATGAACGCCGCTATCGCCTCACAGGGCGCTAAAGCGCGATGA
- a CDS encoding PIN domain-containing protein → MIGLDTNVLVRYIAQDDAKQSAKASQLIESLTTTAPGFIVMVSVVEVVWVLQSCYQATKSEIITVLETLLRTKELIVEHADLIWQALRHFAQSKADFADCLIERSAHDAGCEYTVTFDSKAARTAGMRELK, encoded by the coding sequence ATGATCGGGCTGGATACCAACGTGCTGGTGCGTTATATCGCCCAAGATGACGCCAAACAATCCGCAAAAGCGAGTCAACTGATAGAATCATTGACCACGACGGCTCCCGGCTTTATCGTCATGGTATCCGTCGTCGAAGTCGTCTGGGTGCTCCAATCCTGCTACCAGGCCACGAAATCGGAGATTATCACGGTACTGGAAACACTGCTTCGAACGAAAGAGTTGATCGTCGAGCATGCTGACTTAATCTGGCAAGCTCTGCGGCACTTCGCGCAGTCCAAGGCTGACTTCGCTGACTGCCTTATCGAGCGTAGCGCTCACGACGCAGGCTGTGAGTACACTGTCACCTTTGATAGCAAGGCCGCCCGGACAGCGGGCATGCGGGAGCTGAAATAA
- a CDS encoding ATP-binding protein, whose amino-acid sequence MFQGEIRESQINDLFEKVRNRNYGKYLLRIVIDKARAISNKSIDFEFPITAIVGPNGGGKTTIAGAAAILYKEIAPALFFAKSGKYDSSMLNWKIEYEAIDKNIRTNDTVRRSAKYHNLKWARNTLDVGARVINYTFPK is encoded by the coding sequence ATGTTTCAAGGTGAGATTAGGGAAAGTCAAATCAACGATCTATTTGAAAAAGTCAGAAATCGTAATTATGGCAAGTATCTCTTAAGAATTGTTATCGACAAAGCTAGAGCAATTTCAAACAAGTCTATAGACTTTGAATTTCCAATTACAGCTATAGTTGGACCTAATGGAGGAGGAAAGACTACTATTGCTGGTGCAGCAGCTATTTTATACAAAGAAATAGCTCCTGCCCTTTTTTTCGCAAAAAGTGGAAAATATGATTCGAGCATGCTGAACTGGAAAATTGAGTACGAAGCTATAGATAAAAATATAAGAACGAACGATACAGTTAGAAGATCTGCGAAATATCACAACTTAAAATGGGCTCGCAATACTCTAGATGTCGGGGCCCGTGTGATTAATTACACGTTTCCAAAATAA
- a CDS encoding IS481 family transposase, whose product MDIKLHKTATTTPRIRQEIQQAPASTSDSELARRYRVSCPTIARWRHRTTQQDRSHTRHNLLTTLSPIQEEIVVALREYLRLSVDDLLKVAREFLHPSLSRSALERLMKRRGLPSLATLYKQEKAAQKPPHKPFKDYEPGYVHVDVKYLPQMPDEERKRYLFVAIDRATRWVYLEIRHRQSAKDAEAFLQHVRERAPFEIKTLLTDNGKTFTDRFAAGGERQPTGRHRVDQFCARQGIDHRLIPPYRPQTNGMVERFNGRISDVLNTHRFDSRDDLEATLKRYNWLYNHHIHQKALHHRTPIEAMKQWQQERPDLFWKRVINHTGPDI is encoded by the coding sequence ATGGATATCAAACTGCATAAGACGGCGACCACCACGCCACGCATCCGCCAGGAAATCCAACAAGCCCCAGCGTCGACTAGCGATAGTGAATTAGCACGACGCTATCGTGTGTCCTGTCCCACCATCGCCCGGTGGCGTCATCGCACGACGCAACAGGATCGCTCCCATACCCGACACAACCTGCTCACGACTTTGTCGCCGATTCAAGAAGAGATTGTCGTGGCATTGCGCGAATACCTGCGCCTGAGCGTCGACGATTTGCTGAAGGTGGCGAGGGAGTTTCTGCATCCCAGCCTGTCTCGCTCTGCCCTTGAACGACTGATGAAACGTCGAGGTCTACCGAGCCTTGCCACGTTGTACAAGCAGGAAAAAGCCGCCCAGAAACCGCCACACAAGCCGTTCAAGGACTATGAGCCGGGCTATGTGCATGTCGACGTCAAATACCTGCCGCAGATGCCTGACGAAGAGCGCAAACGCTATCTTTTCGTCGCCATCGATCGGGCGACGCGTTGGGTCTATCTGGAGATACGTCATCGTCAATCGGCCAAGGATGCTGAGGCCTTCTTGCAGCATGTGCGTGAGCGTGCACCGTTCGAGATCAAGACGCTGCTGACTGACAACGGCAAGACCTTTACCGACCGCTTTGCCGCCGGCGGCGAACGCCAGCCCACCGGCAGGCACCGCGTAGATCAGTTCTGTGCCCGGCAGGGGATTGATCATCGCCTCATTCCCCCGTATCGGCCGCAAACAAACGGTATGGTGGAACGGTTTAACGGCAGGATAAGCGATGTCCTGAACACGCACCGATTCGACTCGCGTGACGACTTGGAGGCGACGCTCAAACGCTACAACTGGCTGTACAATCACCATATCCACCAGAAGGCCTTGCATCATCGGACACCGATCGAGGCCATGAAGCAGTGGCAGCAAGAGCGCCCCGATTTATTTTGGAAACGTGTAATTAATCACACGGGCCCCGACATCTAG